From the genome of Zalophus californianus isolate mZalCal1 chromosome 5, mZalCal1.pri.v2, whole genome shotgun sequence:
aAAACTTTCattcctggggcacctaggtggctcagtaggttaagcgtctgccttcagctcagatcatgattccagggtcctgggatcgaaccctgcatcgggctccctactcagcaaggagtctgcctctctctctccctcaactcCTCTGTCCCCACTCGAGTTCTCGCACacactgctctctctcaaataaataaaaaaataatctttgaaaaaaaagttcattccttcaaatttatgattttagatactcaattttgttaaaaacgtttgtgtttttttgtttttgtttctgtttttatccaTAACAGTCATCATCTTGCTGAATCAATGATCTCTGAATGAAAATCTATATACTATtgttaaaggaattaaaatgtttactCAGAAAAGTATTCTTTAGTTTGCTAAAGACCTGTTCCTCAGCAACTTTTACCACATATACTTGgtcatttttataattgttctgCAACATTTGCATTCCACCTTTCAAAATCTGCTTTACATTTGgaccaatagaaaaatgaaatctctctTAGTATTTTGAGCATGCCGAAGAAGCCATATCGGCTGTGGAAGTCTTAAAACAATCGGGTAAACCTGTGGCAGCTACCATGTGCATAGGCCCGGACGGAGACATGCGTGGGGTGACACCTGGAGAATGTGCTGTTAAGCTGGTGAAGGCAGGTAATTGGGACCCACAATGTGATCAGCAGTTCGGCTGTTTGTGAAATTTAACAAAGGTTGCTTAATCTTGTGAGAGCAGTTCAGAAATAGAAGAATTAACTGGCATTGGTTTTCCTCTTGGTAAAACTTGGGAGGTGGAGAAGTATAACTAATCTCTAAGGCAATTtccaactattaaaaaaataagtaaaatgtaaaagttctttatttctttgcctaGGGGCTGCAATCATGGGCGTGAACTGCCACTTTGGGCCCAGCACCAGCTTGAAGACAATGAGGCTCATGAAGGAGGGCCTACGGACCGCAGGGTGGAAGGCACACCTGATGGTGCAATCCCTGGGCTTCCACACCCCTGACTGTGGCAAAGGCGGGTTTGTGGATCTCCCAGAATATCCCTTTGGTAAGCTCAGGGCGTAGGAGCGGTCCTTGCGTTTTCTTGTGCTGACAACGTGGAAACGGCTATAATGAACAGCTATGGTACGGTCTTACGAAAAGAGACTGCTGCGTAAGACAAAACCagtcaatgtttttttttttcccccctcggttcaagtttaatagaaacaaaagacaaaacgtGATGCCCTGCTACTGTACATACAGTTGGCCTGCCCCATAACAGCTCAGGCCCTTCTCTCCAGAAAACAAAGGCtggcctccccaacccctgcagaAAAGGCCTGTCCTGTCCCCATACCACATCTGCACAGTCTAAAGTCTTATGTTCTAAGCATGACAATAATAcaagagagattttgttttcatggccacccactgcagcccagccctAAAACGACCCGGCGCTCACTTCTGCTTAgagaaatattctttgctcttctgaACATCAGGCTTGATGGTATCACTGCCAGGCTTCCAGCCAGCTGGGCACACTTCCCCATGCTTGTCAGTAAACTGGAAGGCCTGAACCAGTCGCAGAGTCTCATCCACAGAGCGGCCTACAGGAAGGTCATTTACCGTGATCTGCCTAAGGATACCTTTATCGTCAATGATAAAGAGGCCCCTGAAGGAGATGCCTTCATCAGCCTTTAAGACTCCATAGTCCTAAGCAATGGTACGCTTGGGGTCTGATACCAAGGGAATGTTCATGGGTCCCAGTCCTCCTTGTTTCTTGGGTGTGTTGATCCATGCCAGGTGACAGAAATGAGAATCCACAGAAGCACCAATCACTTGACAGttgagtttcttaaattcttctgccCTGTCACTGAAAGCAATGATCTCCGTGGGGCACACAAAGGTGAAGTCAAGAGGGTAAAAGAAGAAGacaatgtattttcctttgtagtcagATAGGCTGAGATCTTTGAACTGGCCATCTGGCATAACAGCCGTGGCTATGAAGTTGGGGGCAGGATGCCCGATTTTGGCATTTCCCGAAGACATCTTGCTATCAGCGGCTCTGAGAGCAAAAAGGCCGAAAACAAGGCAGGAAGAAGACCCAAAACCAGTCAATGTTAATGAAAAAAGAGCATAATCTAAAGTTcatcatgttttaattttaaaaagtgctccATCGGAGCACCTATGATTTGAATGTAGGGATGGTAACAGAAATGCTGTGATTATTGTGTTGCAGGACTAGAGCCCAGAGTTGCAACCAGATGGGATATTCAAAAAATATGCCAGAGAGGCCTACAATCTGGGGGTCAGGTACATTGGCGGGTGCTGTGGATTTGAGCCGTACCACATCAGGGCGATTGCAGAGGAGCTGGCCCCTGAAAGGGGCTTTTTGCCCCCAGTTTCAGACAAACATGGTAGTTGGGGAAGTAGCCTTAATATGCACACCAAACCCTGGATTCGAGCCAGGTAGGAATTGTTTAATTAACATTACTATTTTTCtctaatctcattttatttattgttagaaACACTATGCAtgcaataaaaattcaaaaagtatAGAGTAtataagattaaaaacaaaagctgcCCCTCTCCTGAGGGGCATTACCCAGAGGTAATGACCTGTTTGCTGCTTGTGTTTTGAAGTCTTATACCTAATGTCtggttttatcaattttaagCTGTAATTACTGCTAACCCTTTACAAAGGCTGAAGCATTTAAATCACGTAACATTCCCCTTTTCTCCCTGTTCTACTTTTCCCAATTttgatttattacatttttatttcttctgttggtTATCTTTATAAGTTGGAATTTTCTATTTAACCACctatttctttatccattgatgtaaagCAGTACCTCTTACTTCCactctgtaaaataagaattaacTCTTTCTGCTCCCCTCTACTCGTCCTCCCTCATCTACCTCTTGGCTTCTTTAAGTTATACCATTACTTTTACATCATCAAGGTTTAGAGCCATTGCGTTCTGCTCTGTAATTATAATTAAGTCTTTCAAGCTTTGtagatttattataaaaatgtaaagctaGTAAATAACATTCGCAATGTTATAATTGTCATTTTAAACAAACAGCATTCATGAAATAATCCAAAtgcaactttatttttgtctccatCTCTTTAAACCTGCTCATTGGGTGAAGTCTATCCTCTCTCCCTATTTGAAAATACTGACATGCCCCAGGACTTTGCTGGGTCATCTTAGGGAATAGAAAGCTCCATGACCACTTTATTTAGCAAACACAATCTTAATTCAGGAATTAAAAGTGTTCAGTTCCAGAgacacctgtgtggctcggtcagttaagtgtctgattcttgatctcagctcaggtcttgatctcagggttgggagttcaagccctgcatcgggctccacactaggtgtagagcctgatttaaatttaaaaaaaaaaaaaagtgttcagttCCATGTAAAATCAAAATTTGGAACACATGAAACTTATATTTTCTCTGGTTTTCCAGCAGTTGCCTTCAGTAGGCAGGCAACGAGGGAAGGCCCACCgatccttctctttctccatcttatGCTTCCAGCCCTCTCTTCCTATCTTGCTAACCAGGACTGCTGACCTCTTCAGATTcaaagggagagaagacaggatGGCAAGGGGAGCCAACTGTTTGTACTTGGCTGGCAGCCTAATAGGAAGACCGCAATTCTGGGCCTGGCAGATCTTCACGAGTGCTGCCATGGTTCCTTACAGGCTTCGGCTGGGAACTTTTGGTCTGTACTTCTCATGCCACAGGCATCGCATTCTTCTCTGTCTGCTACTTCCCTTTCAGATCCTGGCTTTTTCAGCAGGTCACTCCAGATATCCCCTATTTGGGGGTGTCTTGTTGTCCTTCCTGGTGATTCTAAATACCTCCAGATTTcaaacatgtctttttctgaaaCGTGGtatgattgcttttatttttttaagattttatttatttatttgacacacacacacagagagagagagagggagagagagaacacaagcagggggagtggcaggcagagggagagagagaagcagattcccgcagagcaaggagccccgtgtggggctggatcccaggaccctgggatcatgacctgagccaaaggcagacgcttaaccaactgagccacccaggagcccccaatgattgctttttttttttaagattttatttatttatttgacagagagagacacagcgagagagggaacacaagcagggggagtgggagagggagaggcaggcttcccgacgagaagggagcccgatgcggggctcgatcccacgacctgggatcatgaactgagctgaaggctgacgcttaacgactgagccacccaggtgccccccaatgaTTGCTTTTGATGGAAATGTGAGAAAGGCATTAATGGACATAGTTTTTCAGTCTGTATGTTGAAACTGAAGTTCTACTTTAGCCTGTTCATGCACCACACCTATGTGTATTtggcaaatacacacacacacacacacacacacacacacacacacacaaatatgtataAAGCATATTGGGCTTATAGAATaggtatacattttttaattaataattttttcaaacaCAGGGCCAGAAGGGAGTATTGGGAAAATCTGCTGCCAGCTTCGGGCAGACCTTTCTGTCCTTCACTGTCACAGCCAGACGCCTAAGGAGTGgtgaaagaaaacactgaaatgacaga
Proteins encoded in this window:
- the LOC113929935 gene encoding LOW QUALITY PROTEIN: S-methylmethionine--homocysteine S-methyltransferase BHMT2-like (The sequence of the model RefSeq protein was modified relative to this genomic sequence to represent the inferred CDS: inserted 1 base in 1 codon; deleted 1 base in 1 codon) → MAQAGGPGAKKGILEHLDSGEVVVGDGSFLITLEKXGYVKAGLWTPEAVVDHPDAVRQLHIEFLRAGSSVMQTFPFAASEDNTESKWEAVNAAACDLAREVAGKADALVAGGVCRTSVYRHHKDEATVKKLFQLQLEVFTKKNVDILIAEYFEHAEEAISAVEVLKQSGKPVAATMCIGPDGDMRGVTPGECAVKLVKAGAAIMGVNCHFGPSTSLKTMRLMKEGLRTAGWKAHLMVQSLGFHTPDCGKGGFVDLPEYPFGLEPRVATRWDIQKYAREAYNLGVRYIGGCCGFEPYHIRAIAEELAPERGFLPPVSDKHGSWGSSLNMHTKPWIRAR